A section of the Mesobacillus jeotgali genome encodes:
- the rplS gene encoding 50S ribosomal protein L19, with translation MQQLIEEITKAQLRTDLPSFRPGDTVRVHVKVVEGTRERIQLFEGVVIKRRGGGISETFTVRKVSYGVGVERTFPVHTPKIAKLEVIRRGKVRRAKLYYLRNLRGKKARIKEIR, from the coding sequence ATGCAACAATTAATCGAAGAAATCACAAAAGCACAACTTCGCACTGATCTTCCATCTTTCCGTCCTGGTGACACTGTACGTGTTCACGTTAAGGTTGTTGAAGGAACTCGTGAACGTATCCAGTTGTTTGAAGGTGTAGTGATTAAGCGTCGTGGCGGTGGAATCAGCGAAACTTTTACAGTACGTAAAGTTTCTTACGGAGTAGGCGTTGAGCGTACTTTCCCTGTTCACACACCAAAAATTGCGAAGCTTGAAGTAATCCGCCGCGGTAAAGTCCGCCGTGCGAAACTTTACTACCTGCGCAACCTGCGTGGTAAAAAAGCTCGTATTAAAGAAATTCGATAA